Within Vicia villosa cultivar HV-30 ecotype Madison, WI linkage group LG1, Vvil1.0, whole genome shotgun sequence, the genomic segment ATTCAGTCTATATAAAGGAGACAAAGATGAAGAATGAAACAACAAATCTCACTCACGCAAACACTAAGAGCGCTTAAAAAGACTATTCATACATTTTATCTCTTATTCTATTATGCTATAATTTTGTGTAAACATCACAGTTAAGATACAGCTTTCTAGAAGTATTTTGTAAACACACTAAGTTTTATTTTGTAATTGTTATTCCTTGAAAAAACCGGGATGTGGTTTGATCTCAAGAAGACGTTGACGGTTGTCTTCGTGTTTTGTAACCaagttttgattagtggattaagacctcgggAGAGGGAGAGAGGCAAAATTACCTTAATAGGGAGttgagatcctctccatttcttcaAAGAAATGGAAAGTGCAATTACCAATGTTTGCATTGTATAAATATCAAAGTATATTAAATATATGTCacacttataaataatataaatgtattattCTCCAAAACTTTAGTAATGACAatctccatttcttttgagaaatggagaggatctctaCTCCTTACTTTAgtaatacacacacacacacgccaGGCCGACTCAAGGGCAaggcaaacaaacaaacaagacTATTGGTTTGGGCCTTACTTTTTTGGACTCATAATAGACCTCAAATTAAAAGACAATTTCTTTAACCACCCCCTGGGATGAGAATGCCTGCTGGAAACCCCGTAATATCTCTgactttggagatgcatctccgaagttattttttttctattttctcagaattcggagatgcatctccgaaaacactaatTTTTGggtattttcggaaatgcatctctgaaaaacaccaattttcacatttttcattattttggagatgcatctccgaaatatgctctgagtttttctttttattcaaaTCAATGATTAATCCCATATTTTACATTAATCGTCAAAATAGAATCGAATAAATACGAATAAAATATAACAcgtaaatatgaataaaatagcaATATTATGAATACGAAAATAGTTGTACGAGTAAGTGCTAAGTGTCAATATAATACAACCCGGATACAAAAAAGTcaagaataaaataataataggcAACTGCCACTGAGTCTGCCTAACCCCAACACCCTGAGACCTCCTTTGCCTCCTATACGCCGCCACACCGGCCTCGTAACTGACCATCCTCTCCACAATGGCAACTACCTCTGGACCGCCATGCTCAATGATACCTTTGTCCAAAGCATCCTGCCCAAGCATCTGTATTCGCTGGCATATCGAtaggagatcaatggcatggtcatcctcgccctgctggttctccaagatctcctcatgtgctggcctaagCGGAtctccgggagcgtcgggtgtcatcaaaagatgtgacacccgatagagtCATGTCACATACCCCTCCATACATTGCCACTCCTGGGTGGGCACCATACGCCGATACTCCTCAGGCACCAAATGATGCACCCAATCTTCAAATATAGCAGTGAGGCCTACTCGGGTAgcggtgtcgggagcagcctcaagcGGAGACCTCGATATCATCTGCACACGTTCAAACTGCCTCATGCACCGCTCCAACAAATACCTGACGATGGTGTTGGTCCCACAGGCCAACCATCCAGAGTATAAAGTGATGCGATCAAATAAGACAACATGACGGTAATCAGTGAAAGGCGTCCAACGGATGTCGCTGTGCACAGTGCGGTCCAGGTACACGCGATATGGGCCCACTGTGTTATTCCCCCTTTGGAGGACGTATCGTACACAATGTCAATGACGAAGATGTGGATGCGGTGGAAGTATGAGATGATCCAGTTCTGAAACATAAATACGATAATATAATATGTGAAATAATGTTGAAAAAAATATGAACCATAATTAaatgtaaaataattaaaaagaaatgtacCGTCAGGAGTGTGCATGATCCACTCAATTGTCCGGTCTTCTAGTTGGAAGCTTCaatcagcttctggtataggtataccagaatagctgccccccagttccactgtaGTCAGATCGATAAAGCACCTGagattagagctgtcaaaatgggctcggcCCATTGGGCCGGCCCAAAAGCCCTATAATTTAGCGCGGGCCGGGccgcaaaataccttaaaaaagACGACCCTATCTTTTTGGGCCAGCCCACCGGGCCTATGTTTTTTATGGGCTGGGCCGGGCCGGGCCAAGCGGGCTTCGGGCTGGctcattaaaaaaagattttggtaaattttgaagaaaaaagattgagataagatatgattttataaatgtgttttcaagttataaagaaaagttaaagaggatcaacatatattttcaaaatgatgtgatcaaggaaatgattgtgagatgtagaaaaaatttgataagtattagtgataatattaagttactttatacttttacatggatgattttgtggtattcatatatatatatatatatatatatatatatatatatatatatatatatatatatatatatatatatatatttgtggataaatattttaaacatcacttatatacgtttatgatAACTTTTTACTTatgttgtattgcatttatccattacatcctttttaaaaattaaaattataatattgaaatacgggcCGGGCTGGCCCATCGGGCCGCACGGGCCTTTGAAAAATGGGCCGGGCTCATTTTATGTGGCCCATTTAGCAATTGGGCTGGGCCGGGCCAGCCCATTAAAACACGCTGGCCCACCGGGCCGAGGCGGGCTGGGCCGGGCCGGcccatttgacagctctaccTGAGATACGTCATGTAgacgtaggttgcacttttgtctACAAAGAGTGCAGTTCCTTccaagaacatgaaccagcaccgcAGAGCGCAAGCACGGTGATACTCAGAAAAAAGCTCGTCACCCTCCTGCTCCGACTCCgctgccgccaccaagtggttcttATACAGCTGTATCAAGCTGGAGAACCTGATATGCGCCCCACTCGTCGCTCTGCACTCGTAATCCGCCATGTTTGGGTCCATGCTCAGATAgtccaccatccactcaatggcctcaacCCTCTGTATCCGAGAATGTTCGAGCAGACTCCCTCAGATCGGTAGGTGGAGCAGACAGGCCACTTCGtgtaaggtgatcgtcaacttCCCAACAGGaaggtggaaagaagacgtctccttgttcCACCGCTCAACAAAatccccctgcatgtcgtggaTGATGCTACTATGTCCGGTCATGCATAACCCTCCAAGCCCCCTCCCAGCTACCACGTCATTAAACCACCGAGCTTGTGGTTTaaacagagaaaatatcttcCGCGCATGGTTCACAGATTTTATGGTCGGTCGTTCctgtcacaacaaaaacaaaaaagaaacttaTTTAGAACGTTAGGAGAAAGTGGaataaaaacttaaataaaaaacggttaacTTATAAAGTGTAGTTAAAAAAACTACCTCTCCCTCCCAAACATGTCGAGCGACGTGGTCGTGATAGTAAATCAGCACGAAAGTGTCTGTAAGTCCTCCCGAGTAGCCCTCCTCCGCATCATCCTCCTCGCTCTGAGGGTCAGCATTAAGTATATCATCCTCATGATGTCTCACCTCCTCCTCGATCTCCTCCTCCTCACGTACCATCTCACGAGACGAAGACGCTCAatccagccgactcctagatccagatgagAAACTAGCACGTGCCTCATCCGTTTGGACAGGTACTCGACCCTGTCCCCGTGTCGATGCTAACTGTGATGCCCGCTCGCGTCAAGCCGATGCGGTCTGGGTCTCCTTACCCTGTCTAAGTAGTGCGGGGTTTCCTAacattttcctgaaaaaattgaaaccggtaagaaggcgaaataatcaataaaataaaaaacaattatgaGTTCATTTtagaagtgcattttcgaaactgGTCagagaggtgttttcggaagtgcacttccgaagcaACTTGCGAACTCCATTTTTGCAGAAAACCCACATCTTGCCCTAAAtgcttcaaaatcaattttttctatCTAAACACACTCAGTGACATATAATAACTTAAACCTACTATATTATGctaatttctaacaaccctaatATAATTTTCAATCCTAGAGTTGAAGGTTGTTAAACTTACAGATTTGAAGCTTTGTTGATAGTGTCTTTGAAGTAACCTTTGATTGTTGGAGAGCAAGTGGTTGTTGTTTTGAAGTAGCCTTTGATTTGTGTAGGATCAAAtggttgttgttttgaagttttggTGTTTTAGGGTAAAATAAAAAAGGgggaggctgttttgtttaaactgCAAAACGcaggtgttttcgaagatgcatctccgaaatcaccttttcaaaaatgca encodes:
- the LOC131647433 gene encoding protein MAIN-LIKE 1-like → MVREEEEIEEEVRHHEDDILNADPQSEEDDAEEGYSGGLTDTFVLIYYHDHVARHVWEGEERPTIKSVNHARKIFSLFKPQARWFNDVVAGRGLGGLCMTGHSSIIHDMQGDFVERWNKETSSFHLPVGKLTITLHEVACLLHLPI